The Flavobacterium praedii genome window below encodes:
- the proS gene encoding proline--tRNA ligase, translating to MSKNLTTRAEDYSKWYNELVVKADLAENSGVRGCMVIKPYGYAIWEKMQAELDRMFKETGHENAYFPLFVPKSMFEAEEKNAEGFAKECAIVTHYRLKNDPDKPGKLMVDPNAKLEEELIVRPTSEAIIWSTYKGWVQSYRDLPLLINQWANVVRWEMRTRLFLRTAEFLWQEGHTAHATKAEAVEESEKMMHVYADFAENFMAIPVIKGLKTETERFAGAEETYCIEALMQDGKALQAGTSHFLGQNFAKAFDVKFANAEGKQEHVWGTSWGVSTRLMGALVMTHSDDQGLVLPPNLAPIQVVIVPIYKSDEQLDAISTEVDVLVKAFKKLNISVKFDNRTTQKPGFKFAEWELKGVPVRIAVGPKDLENGTFEVARRDTLSKEVVLKEGIVTYISDLLEQIQKDLFEKALNYRNTHITEVNNFDEFKAVLDGEGGFVSAHWDGTAATEEKIKELTKATIRCIPLDRVEQAGSCVFTGNSSVGRVLFAKAY from the coding sequence TTGGTTGTTAAGGCCGATTTAGCTGAAAATTCAGGGGTTCGGGGCTGTATGGTAATTAAGCCTTATGGCTATGCTATATGGGAAAAAATGCAAGCAGAACTCGATAGGATGTTTAAAGAAACAGGGCATGAAAATGCTTATTTCCCATTGTTTGTTCCTAAAAGTATGTTTGAAGCAGAGGAGAAAAATGCAGAAGGATTTGCAAAAGAATGTGCTATTGTAACGCATTATAGATTGAAAAATGATCCTGACAAACCAGGTAAATTAATGGTTGATCCCAATGCAAAATTGGAAGAAGAATTAATTGTTCGTCCAACCAGTGAAGCAATTATTTGGTCTACTTATAAAGGTTGGGTGCAATCCTACAGAGATTTACCCTTATTAATTAATCAATGGGCTAATGTAGTGCGTTGGGAAATGAGAACTCGTTTGTTCTTGAGAACCGCTGAGTTTTTATGGCAAGAAGGGCATACGGCTCATGCTACCAAAGCTGAAGCAGTAGAAGAATCAGAGAAAATGATGCACGTCTATGCTGATTTTGCTGAGAATTTTATGGCGATACCCGTTATAAAAGGTTTAAAAACAGAAACGGAGCGTTTTGCAGGAGCTGAAGAAACATATTGTATAGAGGCTTTGATGCAAGATGGTAAAGCTTTACAAGCAGGAACCTCCCATTTTTTAGGTCAAAACTTTGCCAAAGCTTTTGATGTGAAATTTGCCAATGCCGAGGGTAAACAAGAACATGTATGGGGAACTTCTTGGGGAGTTTCAACACGATTAATGGGAGCATTAGTCATGACACACTCAGATGATCAAGGATTGGTATTGCCACCAAATTTAGCTCCGATTCAAGTGGTGATTGTTCCTATTTATAAAAGCGATGAACAATTGGATGCAATTTCGACTGAAGTGGATGTTTTGGTAAAAGCTTTCAAGAAATTAAACATATCAGTTAAATTCGACAATAGAACCACTCAAAAGCCAGGATTCAAATTTGCCGAATGGGAGTTGAAAGGGGTGCCTGTTCGAATTGCAGTAGGTCCAAAAGATTTAGAAAATGGAACTTTTGAAGTGGCAAGAAGAGATACTTTGTCGAAAGAAGTGGTTTTAAAAGAGGGAATTGTGACTTATATCAGCGATTTATTGGAGCAAATTCAAAAAGATTTGTTTGAAAAAGCATTAAACTATAGAAATACCCACATTACCGAGGTAAATAATTTTGATGAGTTTAAAGCTGTTTTGGATGGTGAAGGTGGCTTTGTTTCAGCACATTGGGATGGTACTGCGGCGACTGAAGAGAAGATAAAAGAATTGACCAAAGCAACGATAAGATGCATTCCTTTAGACAGGGTTGAACAAGCGGGAAGCTGTGTGTTTACTGGGAATTCTTCAGTTGGAAGGGTGTTGTTTGCTAAGGCGTATTAA
- the rpsT gene encoding 30S ribosomal protein S20, whose protein sequence is MANHKSALKRIRSNEKRRVLNRYQHKTTRNAIKALRIATDKTDATSKLSSVISMIDKLAKKNIIHDNKASNLKSKLTKHVAKL, encoded by the coding sequence ATGGCAAATCATAAGTCAGCTCTAAAAAGAATTAGAAGTAACGAAAAGAGAAGAGTATTAAACAGATACCAACACAAAACGACTCGTAATGCTATTAAAGCATTAAGAATTGCAACTGATAAAACTGATGCGACTTCTAAATTGTCAAGTGTAATTTCTATGATAGATAAGTTAGCTAAGAAAAACATCATTCATGATAACAAAGCTTCAAACTTGAAGTCTAAGTTAACTAAGCATGTTGCTAAATTGTAA
- a CDS encoding response regulator: MLELIMCIEDDPITIMLFKKVVQKAVFAKEIIYATNGEEAINLILDLSKQQTKPQLIFLDLNMPIMGGWEFLDLFNDSDYFNLNYTKVIILSSTIDPKDIKKSKTYPNVIDFLSKPITVEKLNFLKYKIENPS; encoded by the coding sequence ATGCTAGAACTAATAATGTGTATTGAAGACGACCCAATAACTATAATGCTATTCAAAAAAGTGGTCCAAAAAGCAGTTTTTGCAAAAGAAATAATATACGCAACAAATGGCGAAGAAGCTATCAATTTAATCCTTGATTTGTCTAAACAACAAACTAAACCTCAGTTGATCTTTCTAGATTTAAACATGCCAATAATGGGCGGTTGGGAATTTCTAGACTTGTTTAACGATTCGGACTACTTTAATTTAAACTACACTAAAGTCATTATTCTATCTTCAACTATAGATCCAAAAGACATTAAAAAATCAAAAACATATCCAAATGTTATCGATTTTTTATCTAAACCTATCACTGTTGAAAAATTAAACTTTTTAAAATATAAAATAGAGAATCCATCCTAA
- a CDS encoding PAS domain-containing sensor histidine kinase, with protein sequence MKNKANQITLTYTLSALFIAIISCKLAKRYDTLIDSYTFSFAKDILFIIITGLLFRYILIKNSKRNAEIYNHLKSTNDKLKESNEKYDIVAKATSDTIWDWKIPEDHITWNKGIKGIFGYNIDQVGNTSKWWFDNIHPEDSIKMSIKLYSFLEQKTEKWQDQYRFKCADNTYKHVLDRGFILKDDNGKAIRMIGAIQDITKQKEEENRLKLLETVFTEAKDSIIITQAESLDNQTPDIVFANPAFAKMSGYEHSEIIGKPLDFFMGKNSDLREIEKLTNCIKNQQECFLEINLYKKDQSEYWVRLSFIPVYDLEYELSHWISIQRDITEERKLEKEKEILIRELTQNNKDLKQFSYITSHNLRAPLSNLTGLLNLIEDYTIKDENLNEILEGFKLSTNLLNETINDLAKVITIKDSTTLQHEELQIKELFKNTLSQLHIQIENIKPQLNIKYGNAEKIHTNKSYFESIFINLLTNSFKYRSKERDLIIDIRISNENNTIVIYFKDNGIGIDLERHKDKVFGLYQRFHNYPDSKGLGLFLVKSQIETLGGSISIKSEVEKGTEYKLTFKT encoded by the coding sequence ATGAAAAACAAAGCCAATCAAATAACATTAACTTATACTTTATCAGCCTTATTTATCGCTATTATTAGCTGTAAATTAGCAAAAAGATACGACACGCTTATTGATAGTTACACTTTTAGTTTCGCAAAAGACATTCTCTTCATAATCATTACAGGCCTGCTTTTCAGATATATCCTGATCAAAAACAGCAAAAGAAATGCTGAAATCTATAATCATTTAAAAAGCACAAACGACAAATTAAAAGAATCTAACGAAAAATATGATATTGTCGCAAAAGCCACTAGTGACACCATTTGGGACTGGAAAATCCCAGAAGACCATATAACATGGAACAAAGGCATAAAAGGTATTTTTGGCTATAACATTGACCAAGTGGGAAACACTTCAAAATGGTGGTTCGACAACATTCATCCAGAAGACAGCATCAAAATGTCTATTAAACTCTATTCTTTTCTTGAACAAAAAACCGAAAAATGGCAAGATCAATATCGTTTTAAATGCGCAGACAACACATACAAACATGTATTGGATAGAGGTTTTATTTTAAAAGACGACAATGGAAAAGCGATCCGAATGATTGGCGCAATTCAAGATATCACGAAACAAAAAGAAGAAGAAAATCGATTAAAACTACTCGAAACTGTTTTTACCGAAGCCAAAGATTCTATAATAATTACTCAAGCTGAATCACTAGACAACCAAACACCTGATATCGTTTTTGCCAACCCAGCTTTCGCTAAAATGTCAGGATACGAACATTCCGAAATCATAGGAAAACCACTTGATTTCTTTATGGGCAAAAATTCAGATTTACGAGAAATTGAAAAACTAACAAATTGTATAAAAAACCAACAAGAATGCTTTCTTGAAATCAATTTATACAAAAAAGATCAATCTGAATATTGGGTTAGACTATCTTTCATTCCTGTTTATGACCTTGAATATGAACTTTCTCATTGGATATCCATACAAAGAGACATTACCGAAGAAAGAAAATTAGAAAAAGAAAAAGAAATACTTATACGAGAACTAACTCAAAACAACAAAGATTTAAAACAGTTTTCATACATAACGTCACATAATTTAAGAGCTCCTTTATCAAATTTGACAGGCTTATTAAACTTAATTGAAGACTACACTATAAAAGATGAAAATTTAAATGAAATATTAGAAGGCTTCAAATTATCCACTAATCTACTTAACGAAACCATTAATGACCTCGCCAAAGTAATCACAATAAAAGACAGCACAACACTTCAACACGAGGAACTACAAATAAAAGAATTATTCAAAAACACCCTCTCCCAACTTCATATACAAATTGAAAATATCAAGCCTCAATTGAATATTAAATATGGAAATGCTGAAAAAATACACACAAATAAGTCCTATTTCGAAAGCATATTCATCAATTTACTAACCAATTCATTCAAATACAGATCAAAAGAAAGAGACTTAATAATCGATATTAGAATAAGTAACGAAAACAATACAATCGTCATTTATTTTAAAGACAATGGCATAGGCATTGATTTAGAAAGACATAAAGATAAAGTATTCGGGCTATACCAAAGATTTCATAATTACCCTGACAGCAAAGGCCTGGGACTTTTTCTTGTGAAATCACAAATAGAAACTTTAGGAGGATCAATAAGCATCAAAAGCGAGGTAGAAAAAGGAACTGAATACAAACTAACATTTAAAACCTAA
- the typA gene encoding translational GTPase TypA, translating to MEAIRNIAIIAHVDHGKTTLVDKIMYHCQLFRDNENTGDLILDNNDLERERGITITSKNVSVVYKGTKINIIDTPGHADFGGEVERVLNMADGVCLLVDAFEGPMPQTRFVLQKAIDLGLKPCVVINKVDKENCTPEEVHEKVFDLMFELGAQEWQLDFPTVYGSAKNNWMSDHWENVTDNVEALLDMVIENVPAPKVSEGTPQMLITSLDFSAFTGRIAIGRLERGVLNEGMPISLVKRDGTITKSRIKELHTFEGLGRKKVQQVIAGDICAIIGVEGFEIGDTIADFENPEALKTIDIDEPTMSMLFTINDSPFFGKEGKFVTSRHIRERLTKELEKNLAMKLGETDSADKFMVFGRGVLHLSVLIETMRREGYELQIGQPQVIIKEIDGKKCEPIEELTIDLPESLSGRAVEFVTMRKGEMLSMETKGERMIVKFNIPSRGIIGLRNQLLTATAGEAIMAHRFIGYEPYKGEIAGRNKGSLISMEKGKAIPYSIDKLQDRGKFFVEPNAEIYEGQVIGENSRGDDMCVNVTKEKKQSNVRSSGNDEKARIIPPIIFSLEEALEYIQKDEYVEVTPKSIRLRKIFLTETDRKRFKI from the coding sequence ATGGAAGCTATTAGAAACATTGCAATTATTGCCCACGTCGATCACGGTAAAACAACTTTGGTTGATAAAATTATGTATCACTGTCAGTTATTTCGTGACAACGAGAACACAGGTGACCTAATCCTTGATAACAACGACTTAGAGCGTGAAAGAGGTATTACAATTACTTCAAAGAATGTTTCTGTAGTATACAAAGGAACAAAAATCAATATTATTGATACTCCTGGTCACGCCGATTTTGGTGGAGAGGTAGAGCGTGTATTGAATATGGCTGATGGAGTTTGTCTTTTAGTAGATGCTTTTGAAGGGCCTATGCCACAAACTCGTTTTGTATTGCAAAAAGCAATTGACTTAGGTCTTAAACCTTGTGTTGTAATCAATAAAGTTGATAAAGAAAACTGTACTCCTGAAGAAGTTCACGAAAAAGTTTTTGACTTAATGTTTGAATTAGGTGCTCAAGAATGGCAGTTGGATTTTCCAACCGTTTATGGGTCAGCTAAAAATAACTGGATGTCTGATCATTGGGAAAACGTAACAGATAATGTTGAAGCATTGTTGGATATGGTTATTGAAAATGTACCAGCTCCTAAAGTTTCTGAAGGAACTCCACAAATGTTGATTACATCTTTAGATTTCTCTGCATTTACAGGTCGTATCGCTATCGGTCGTCTTGAAAGAGGTGTTTTGAATGAAGGGATGCCAATCTCATTAGTAAAAAGAGACGGTACAATCACTAAATCACGTATTAAAGAATTACATACTTTTGAAGGTCTTGGTCGTAAAAAAGTGCAACAAGTAATTGCTGGAGATATTTGTGCCATTATTGGTGTTGAAGGATTTGAAATTGGTGATACTATTGCTGATTTTGAAAACCCAGAAGCTTTAAAAACTATTGATATTGACGAACCTACAATGAGTATGTTGTTTACAATTAATGACTCTCCTTTCTTTGGGAAAGAGGGTAAATTTGTAACTTCTCGTCATATTAGAGAGCGTTTGACAAAAGAATTAGAGAAAAACTTAGCAATGAAGTTAGGTGAAACTGATTCTGCTGATAAGTTTATGGTTTTTGGTCGTGGTGTACTACACTTGTCTGTTCTTATTGAAACAATGAGAAGAGAAGGTTACGAACTGCAAATTGGTCAACCACAGGTTATTATCAAAGAAATTGATGGTAAAAAATGTGAGCCTATTGAGGAATTGACAATTGATTTACCAGAAAGTCTTTCAGGTAGAGCGGTTGAGTTTGTTACGATGCGTAAAGGTGAAATGTTGAGTATGGAAACCAAAGGGGAGCGTATGATTGTAAAATTTAATATTCCATCACGTGGAATTATTGGATTGCGTAATCAATTGCTTACTGCTACTGCTGGTGAGGCTATTATGGCGCACCGTTTTATAGGATACGAACCTTACAAAGGAGAAATTGCTGGACGTAACAAAGGTTCATTGATTTCTATGGAAAAAGGGAAAGCTATTCCTTATTCTATCGATAAATTGCAAGATCGTGGTAAGTTTTTTGTTGAACCAAATGCCGAAATTTACGAAGGTCAGGTAATTGGAGAAAACTCTCGTGGTGATGATATGTGTGTAAACGTAACTAAAGAGAAAAAACAGTCTAACGTTCGTTCTTCTGGAAATGATGAAAAAGCGAGAATTATTCCTCCGATCATTTTCTCTCTTGAAGAAGCTTTAGAATACATTCAAAAAGATGAGTATGTTGAGGTAACTCCAAAATCGATTCGTTTGAGAAAAATCTTTTTGACAGAAACAGATAGAAAAAGATTTAAAATCTAA
- a CDS encoding GH92 family glycosyl hydrolase, with translation MKKLGLFLFLLLFSLESCSNKEEVKDFTQFVNPFIGTDGTGHTFPGACLPFGMVQPSPDNVDIGWDYTSGYQYKNPEILGFSQTHLSGTGINDLGDVLLLPFVENKTENFKTSYNKKTEKASPGLYSVILNDSIKVKLTATERVAFNQFIYPTNKAKLLVDIQHGLRFLTDSLVLDSKVSTENKTTISGYCHNKNWVERKYFFTLTFDTPFSNAIELPKKPKEKAPRYILDFELKNKTLQAKIAFSTVSIEGAKNNLKTELPLWDFAQTTANAKAKWNEYLSKIEIEASLKQKQIFYTSMYHLFTQPSNIADVDGKYRGADDKIATAPNGEYYSTLSLWDTYRAANPLYTILVPERVNGFINTMLLHHKAAGYLPIWTVWGQENNCMIGNHAIPIITDAYNKGFRGFDANEALQAMIETTTKSHPNNDWDLYNKYGYYPFDKIDNEAVSRTLESSYDDYCVALLAEKLGNKIIAKAYYKRASYYKNIFDKETGLMRGKDTQGHWRTPFDPLKPTSPMNNPGDYTEANAWQYSWASTQHDILGVTNLLGGKEQFTKQLNTFFTLNGEKDNRHLGQEGMIGQYAHGNEPSHHISYLYAFSNEPEKGKKLITQIYNQFYNNTPNGITGNDDCGQMSAWYILTTLGFYPVNPATGAFVFGMPQVKKVTIHLSENKTLTIICNGDSYKKIILNGKKIEGVEINYKQIMQGGALKFE, from the coding sequence ATGAAAAAACTAGGACTCTTTCTATTCCTACTATTATTTTCCTTGGAGAGTTGCTCTAACAAAGAAGAAGTCAAAGACTTTACCCAATTTGTCAATCCTTTTATAGGGACTGATGGAACAGGCCATACTTTTCCTGGTGCTTGTTTACCCTTTGGAATGGTACAGCCCAGTCCAGACAATGTTGATATAGGTTGGGATTACACCTCAGGCTATCAATATAAGAATCCTGAAATCCTTGGATTTTCGCAAACCCATTTGAGCGGAACGGGAATTAATGATTTAGGGGATGTGCTGTTACTTCCTTTTGTAGAAAACAAAACCGAAAATTTCAAAACGAGTTATAATAAAAAAACTGAAAAAGCCAGTCCTGGTTTGTATTCGGTTATATTAAACGATAGTATAAAAGTGAAGCTAACAGCAACTGAGAGAGTCGCTTTCAATCAATTTATTTACCCTACAAACAAAGCGAAACTATTGGTTGACATTCAACACGGATTGCGTTTTTTAACAGACTCATTGGTCCTCGACAGTAAAGTTAGCACTGAAAACAAAACAACCATTTCAGGTTATTGCCATAACAAAAACTGGGTCGAGCGAAAATACTTTTTCACACTCACTTTTGATACTCCATTTTCAAATGCAATAGAATTGCCCAAAAAACCAAAAGAAAAAGCACCTAGATATATTCTTGATTTTGAGTTAAAAAACAAAACGCTACAAGCCAAAATTGCTTTTTCTACTGTAAGTATCGAAGGAGCCAAAAACAATTTAAAAACGGAATTACCCCTTTGGGATTTTGCACAAACAACAGCCAATGCCAAAGCCAAATGGAATGAATATTTATCTAAAATTGAAATAGAGGCTTCTTTAAAACAAAAGCAAATATTTTATACTTCAATGTATCATTTGTTTACTCAACCCAGTAATATTGCCGATGTAGACGGAAAATACCGAGGGGCAGATGACAAAATTGCTACAGCACCAAACGGAGAATATTATTCCACCCTTTCGCTTTGGGATACCTATAGAGCTGCAAATCCGTTGTATACCATACTTGTCCCAGAACGGGTTAATGGGTTTATAAATACCATGTTACTCCATCACAAAGCGGCTGGTTATTTGCCAATTTGGACGGTTTGGGGACAGGAAAATAATTGTATGATTGGCAATCATGCCATTCCGATTATAACCGATGCTTACAACAAAGGGTTCAGAGGTTTTGATGCCAATGAAGCTTTGCAAGCAATGATTGAAACAACTACTAAAAGCCATCCCAATAACGACTGGGATTTATACAATAAATATGGGTATTATCCATTCGATAAGATTGATAATGAAGCCGTTTCCAGAACGCTAGAAAGCAGTTATGACGACTACTGTGTAGCATTATTAGCCGAAAAGTTAGGCAATAAAATAATTGCCAAGGCTTATTATAAAAGAGCTTCTTACTACAAAAATATTTTTGATAAAGAAACGGGATTAATGAGAGGGAAAGATACGCAAGGCCATTGGAGAACTCCATTCGATCCTTTAAAACCAACCTCTCCTATGAACAATCCTGGAGATTATACCGAAGCCAACGCATGGCAATATTCCTGGGCTTCTACTCAACACGATATTCTGGGAGTTACAAACTTATTAGGGGGAAAAGAACAGTTCACCAAACAGCTGAATACTTTTTTTACACTAAATGGAGAAAAAGACAACAGACATCTTGGTCAAGAAGGAATGATTGGTCAATATGCCCATGGAAATGAACCCAGCCATCATATATCTTATTTGTATGCGTTCTCAAACGAACCTGAAAAAGGCAAAAAATTAATTACTCAAATCTATAATCAATTCTACAATAACACACCAAACGGAATCACTGGAAATGACGATTGTGGTCAAATGAGTGCTTGGTATATTTTGACAACATTAGGTTTTTATCCTGTTAATCCAGCTACAGGTGCATTTGTTTTTGGAATGCCACAGGTCAAAAAAGTGACCATCCATCTCTCAGAAAATAAAACTTTGACAATTATTTGCAATGGGGACTCTTATAAAAAAATCATCCTTAACGGAAAGAAAATCGAAGGTGTAGAAATCAATTACAAACAAATTATGCAGGGTGGTGCGCTGAAATTTGAGTAA
- a CDS encoding alpha/beta hydrolase, which produces MNKNLFLFFSIMFTFLSNAQEVKVTSGKVQRFANFQSKLVDARNIDIWLPDGYSNKEKYAVLYMNDGQALYDAESTWNKQAWEVDEIAGKLIAEGKTQKFIVVGIWNNGPKRHPEYFPQKPFESLTQIQKDTVTAQLQKAGRTKETFQPYSDLYLKFLVTELKPFIDKNFSTKPDQKNTFIAGSSMGGLISMYAICEYPKVFGGTACLSTHWPGTFTVANNPIPDAFVNYLNANLPNPKDHKIYFDYGDQTLDAMYKPLQEKVDIVMKAKGFTNKNWQTKFFPGENHSEVAWAKRLDIPLLFLLKK; this is translated from the coding sequence ATGAACAAAAACCTATTCCTATTCTTTTCAATTATGTTTACTTTTTTATCCAACGCACAAGAAGTAAAAGTCACTTCTGGAAAAGTACAACGCTTTGCAAATTTTCAATCCAAACTGGTTGATGCCCGTAACATCGATATTTGGTTACCTGACGGATATTCCAACAAAGAAAAATATGCCGTTTTATACATGAATGACGGTCAAGCATTGTATGATGCCGAAAGCACTTGGAACAAACAAGCTTGGGAAGTTGATGAAATCGCAGGGAAATTAATCGCTGAAGGCAAAACTCAAAAATTCATAGTTGTTGGAATTTGGAATAACGGACCAAAACGCCATCCAGAATATTTTCCACAAAAACCTTTTGAAAGTTTGACCCAAATTCAAAAAGATACGGTCACGGCTCAATTACAAAAAGCAGGTAGAACCAAAGAAACGTTCCAACCCTATTCCGATTTGTATTTGAAATTTCTAGTAACCGAATTAAAACCTTTTATTGATAAAAATTTCTCAACTAAGCCTGATCAAAAGAACACATTTATAGCGGGTTCCAGTATGGGTGGACTAATTTCGATGTACGCCATTTGTGAATATCCAAAAGTCTTTGGCGGTACTGCTTGTTTATCAACGCACTGGCCTGGAACTTTTACTGTTGCGAACAATCCTATTCCAGATGCTTTTGTGAATTATCTAAATGCAAATCTTCCCAATCCAAAAGACCATAAAATATATTTTGATTACGGAGATCAAACCCTTGATGCGATGTATAAACCTTTACAAGAAAAAGTAGATATTGTAATGAAAGCGAAAGGTTTTACCAATAAAAACTGGCAGACCAAATTCTTCCCTGGAGAAAACCATTCGGAAGTAGCTTGGGCAAAACGATTGGATATTCCATTGTTATTTTTATTAAAAAAGTAA
- a CDS encoding glycoside hydrolase family 13 protein: MKKFAILFLIIANSLNAQIKRIEPGNWWVGMKLNQITLLVYGTDIQNLEPQIKYSGVKIIKTEKVENPNYLFVTIDISPQTKAGTAKIEFQKKGKTIITKDFPLLARENNSANRASFSPKDAILLIMPDRFANGDPKNDNTPESLEKANRSDESGRHGGDIQGIINNLDYIKSLGYTQIWNTPLAENNMPKYSYHGYAATDFYKIDSRYGTNEDFKRLVTEAKKRNIGVIWDVVLNHCGSEYYFVKDLPMKDWLNFQETKTSTNHIKSTLLDPYATEQDKIGYTDGWFDLHMPDLNQRNPFMASFLIQNTIWWIEYAGLSGFREDTFSYADKDFLGKWTKAVLDEYPNFNIVGEEMTTVTELSAYWQKDKVNVDGYKCYLPSLMDFALTENLVKALTTKNDWESTWKESYKGMGQDYLYPNPNNLLIFPDNHDMDRIYSRLNKDLDNWKIAMALYTTMRGIPEFYYGTELLFTNEKSGNDGQRRADFYGGWAGDTKNAVTGKGMEPKELEAQKYLSNLLNWRKNATVIHNGKFTHYAPEKNDVYVYFRYNDKEKVMVILNKNKDKVTLDMNKYQQMIPNMFKAKEIITNTEIAVNNSLEIAPKAALILEIK; encoded by the coding sequence ATGAAAAAATTTGCAATCCTATTTTTAATTATAGCCAATAGTCTAAACGCACAAATCAAACGTATTGAACCTGGAAATTGGTGGGTTGGAATGAAACTCAATCAAATAACTCTTTTGGTTTATGGAACCGACATTCAAAATTTAGAACCTCAAATAAAATATTCAGGAGTAAAGATTATAAAAACCGAAAAGGTAGAAAATCCTAATTATTTGTTTGTCACTATCGATATAAGTCCTCAAACCAAAGCAGGAACGGCTAAAATCGAATTCCAGAAAAAGGGCAAAACTATAATTACTAAAGATTTTCCATTATTGGCGAGAGAAAACAATAGTGCAAATCGAGCTAGTTTCTCTCCAAAAGATGCCATACTCTTAATCATGCCCGACCGTTTTGCCAATGGAGATCCCAAAAATGACAATACTCCCGAAAGCTTAGAAAAAGCCAATCGCTCGGATGAAAGCGGCAGACACGGAGGTGATATTCAAGGAATCATCAACAATTTAGATTATATAAAAAGCTTAGGCTACACTCAAATTTGGAACACACCGCTTGCAGAAAACAATATGCCAAAATATTCCTATCACGGGTATGCCGCAACTGATTTTTACAAAATTGACAGCCGATATGGTACTAATGAAGATTTCAAAAGACTGGTGACTGAAGCAAAAAAAAGAAACATTGGTGTAATTTGGGATGTAGTACTCAATCATTGTGGTTCCGAATATTATTTTGTCAAAGACTTACCGATGAAAGACTGGCTTAATTTTCAGGAAACCAAAACAAGTACCAATCATATCAAATCGACTTTGTTAGACCCTTACGCAACCGAACAAGATAAAATTGGTTATACAGATGGTTGGTTTGACCTACACATGCCAGATCTCAACCAGAGAAATCCTTTTATGGCGAGTTTCCTGATTCAAAACACTATTTGGTGGATAGAATATGCGGGACTATCTGGTTTTAGAGAAGATACTTTCTCTTATGCTGATAAAGATTTCTTAGGCAAATGGACCAAAGCTGTTTTGGACGAATATCCTAATTTTAATATAGTAGGAGAAGAAATGACCACAGTAACCGAGCTTTCGGCCTATTGGCAAAAAGACAAAGTGAATGTAGATGGCTATAAATGCTATTTGCCTTCTTTAATGGATTTTGCTTTAACAGAAAACTTAGTAAAAGCACTCACCACAAAAAATGATTGGGAATCTACTTGGAAAGAATCCTATAAAGGAATGGGGCAAGATTATCTATATCCAAATCCAAATAATTTATTGATTTTCCCAGACAATCACGATATGGATCGTATTTATTCTAGGTTGAATAAAGACCTTGATAACTGGAAAATCGCCATGGCACTATACACCACAATGAGAGGAATTCCAGAATTTTATTATGGAACCGAATTATTATTTACCAATGAAAAATCAGGCAACGATGGTCAAAGAAGAGCTGATTTTTATGGAGGCTGGGCAGGAGATACTAAGAATGCCGTTACAGGAAAAGGAATGGAACCCAAAGAACTAGAAGCTCAAAAATACTTGAGCAATTTACTGAATTGGAGAAAAAATGCAACTGTCATTCATAACGGAAAATTTACACATTATGCTCCAGAAAAGAATGATGTTTACGTTTATTTTAGATACAATGACAAAGAAAAAGTGATGGTGATCTTGAATAAAAACAAAGACAAAGTTACTCTTGATATGAATAAATACCAACAAATGATTCCTAATATGTTCAAAGCCAAAGAAATCATTACCAATACAGAAATAGCAGTCAACAACTCTTTAGAAATAGCTCCAAAAGCGGCTTTAATTCTTGAAATAAAATAA